The proteins below come from a single Nocardioides eburneiflavus genomic window:
- the mshB gene encoding N-acetyl-1-D-myo-inositol-2-amino-2-deoxy-alpha-D-glucopyranoside deacetylase: protein MTDRRMLLVHAHPDDECINNGATMARYVDDGVGVTLVTCTAGEMGEVLVPDLSHLAYEEQGGLGDRRRDELEQAMKVLGVTDHRFLGGFGRFHDSGMAWHEDGHAVAAETIPDNAFWHADLTEAADELVKVIREVRPQVLVTYDQFGGYGHPDHIQAHRVAMYAAQLAAVPSYRLDLGEPHDVAKIYWTAMSESRMRASLRALREAGDTETFAGMEPDGKLPPFVTPDELISARVDGAATVQRKMEALAKHETQVRTDGHFFAGAESGHSWWSEEFYRLVKGTAGPADADGFEDDLFAGL from the coding sequence ATGACCGACCGCCGCATGCTGCTCGTCCACGCCCACCCCGACGACGAGTGCATCAACAACGGCGCCACGATGGCGCGCTACGTCGACGACGGTGTCGGCGTCACCCTCGTCACCTGCACCGCCGGCGAGATGGGCGAGGTGCTCGTCCCGGACCTCTCCCACCTCGCCTACGAGGAGCAGGGCGGCCTCGGCGACCGCCGCCGCGACGAGCTCGAGCAGGCGATGAAGGTCCTCGGTGTCACCGACCACCGCTTCCTCGGCGGCTTCGGCCGCTTCCACGACTCCGGCATGGCCTGGCACGAGGACGGCCACGCCGTCGCGGCCGAGACCATCCCCGACAACGCGTTCTGGCACGCCGACCTCACCGAGGCCGCCGACGAGCTCGTGAAGGTGATCCGCGAGGTACGCCCGCAGGTGCTCGTCACCTACGACCAGTTCGGCGGCTACGGCCACCCCGACCACATCCAGGCCCACCGCGTGGCGATGTACGCCGCCCAGCTGGCCGCGGTCCCGTCCTACCGCCTCGACCTCGGCGAGCCGCACGACGTCGCGAAGATCTACTGGACCGCGATGAGCGAGTCGCGGATGCGGGCGAGCCTGCGCGCCCTGCGCGAGGCCGGCGACACCGAGACGTTCGCCGGGATGGAGCCGGACGGCAAGCTGCCGCCCTTCGTGACCCCCGACGAGCTCATCAGCGCGCGGGTGGACGGAGCCGCGACGGTGCAGCGCAAGATGGAGGCGCTGGCCAAGCACGAGACCCAGGTGCGGACCGACGGCCACTTCTTCGCCGGCGCCGAGAGCGGTCACTCGTGGTGGTCGGAGGAGTTCTACCGCCTCGTCAAGGGCACCGCCGGTCCTGCCGACGCCGACGGGTTCGAGGACGACCTCTTCGCCGGCCTGTGA